The Streptomyces rubrogriseus genomic sequence AGGAGTTGGCCGCGAGGATGAAGTACGCCGACAACAGCGTGCCGATCGAGACCATCCAGATGCAGGCCAAGTGGATCTTCTTGGGCAGCTTGTCCCAGCCGAAGATCCACAGGCCGATGAAGGTGGACTCGAAGAAGAAGGCGATCAGCGCCTCGAAGGCGAGCGGGGCACCGAAGACATCACCGACGAAGCGGGAGTAGTCGGACCAGTTCATACCGAACTGGAACTCCTGCACGATGCCGGTGACGACACCCATCGCAATGTTGATCAGGAAGAGCTTGCCCCAGAACTTGGTCGCCCTGAGGTACTTCTCCTTCTCCGTGCGGACCCAGGCGGTCTGCAGTCCGGCCGTGAGGGCGGCCAGCGAGATCGTCAGCGGGACGAACAGGAAGTGGTAGACGGTCGTGATGCCGAACTGCCATCGCGCCAGCGTCTCCGGCGCCAGAGCCAGGTCCACGTCTTCACTCTCCTCACATCGCCACACCACCGTGGTCAGCGGCAGTTTGAGCGTGTTTGTCACACCCATCGCGGGCGTAATCGGGACACGCTTGTGAACGCGTTCACATTCACAAGCAATTATGACCTACTGCTTTTCGACACCGGAAGGGGGGTCCCCTGTGACGTCGACCCCTCCGCCGGAACTTCGACAAACCGTTGAATCCGAGAGGTGGACGACGCCCCCGTGGCATGCGAAAGCGCGGGACGGCAGGTGCCGTCCCGCGCCTCGTCGTCCCGCGCCGTGCGGGCCTACAGCTCCTTGCGGAACTCCTCCGACACCTTCAGGAAGATGTCGTTCGCCTCACTCTCCCCGACCGTCACGCGCACGCCCTCGCCGGCGAAGGGGCGGACGACCACGCCGGCCTGCTCGCAGGCGTTCGCGAAGGCGAGCGTGCGCTCTCCCAGCCGCAGCCAGACGAAGTTGGCCTGGCTCTCCGGCACCGTCCAGCCCTGCGCGCGCAGCGCGTCGGCCACGCGGGTGCGCTCGCACACCAGCGAGCCGACCCGGCCGATCAGCTCGTCCTCCGCGCGCAGCGAGGCGATCGCCGCCTCCTGCGCGATCTGGCTGACCCCGAAGGGCACCGCCGTCTTGCGCAGCGCCGCCGCCACCGGCTCGTGGGCGATCGCGAACCCGACCCGCAGTCCCGCCAGGCCGTAGGCCTTGGAGAAGGTGCGCAGGACGCAGACGTTGGGCCGCTCACGGTAGAACTCGACGCCGTCCGGGACCTCGGCGTCCCGGATGAACTCCCGGTAGGCCTCGTCCAGGACCACCAGCACGTCGCTCGGCACCCGGTCCAGGAACCGCTCCAGCTCGGCCCGCCGTACCACCGTGCCGGTGGGGTTGTTGGGGTTGCAGACGAAGATCAGCCGGGTACGGTCGGTGATCGCGTCCGCCATGGCGTCCAGGTCGTGCACCTCGCCCGGCGTCAGCGGCACCTGCACGGACCTCGCGCCGCTGATCTGCGTGATGATCGGGTACGCCTCGAAGGAGCGCCAGGCGTAGATCACCTCGTCGCCCGGGCCCGAGGTCGCCTGGATCAGCTGCTGGGCCACACCCACCGAGCCGGTGCCGGTGGCCAGGTGGGCCAGGGGCACCCCGAAGCGGTCGGACAGCTCGGCCATCAGCGACGTGCAGGCCATGTCCGGGTAGCGGTTGAAGGAGGCGGCGGCGGCCGTCACCGTCTCCATCACTCCGGGCAGTGGCGGGTAGGGGTTCTCGTTGGAGGACAGCTTGTAGGCCACCGGACCGTCGGCCGCGGCGGGCTTGCCCGGCTTGTAGGTGGGAATCCCCTCCAGCTCGGCGCGCAGCTTGGGGCTCGTCTCGCTCACCGCAGTCCTCCTCGTGACCACCACCGGCATCGAATACTTCTCACCTTATGAGGATTCAGCGCCGCTGCGTATAGGCGGGAGAGACGGGCGGGATGGGACAGACCTCGTCCGTCACACTGGCATCAGGGGCATCAGTGCACGAAGGCGCACGATTCGGGGGGCGCGCCGCACATATATCTACGCGCCGGTGGCTCACGCCGTGGCGCGCATCCCTCGTGCAGGTGAGTTGAGACCTCTTCGCAACATCAGCCACCCCGCAGGCACTCACTGGCCAACACGCCAGGTAACGGGGTGGGCGGGGTCAACTAGCTTGCTTTCCAAGGCTGTTAAGCCTTAATGATCATGCAGAAACGTGACTGTCAACGCGTGCATATGCGTCCGCACTACCCCACCCCATGAGCCCTACTATCGGCTCGCCATGACAGCAGCAGGGAAGCACCAGGTGAGCCGCGCGGAAACCTCACGTCGAGGCAGCCGGCCGGGCCGGGCGGGCATCAGGGACGTGGCCGCCGCCGCCGGAGTATCCATCACTACCGTCTCCGACGCCCTCAACGGCAAGGGCCGACTCCCGGATGCCACCCGGCGCCATGTGCGCGAGGTCGCCGACCGACTGGGCTACCGGCCCTCGGCCGCCGCCCGCACGCTCCGCACCGGCAAGTCCGGACTCATCGGCCTGACCGTGACGACGTACGGGGATGAACCTTTCACCTTCACCGAATTCGCGTACTTCGCCGAGATGGCGCGCGCCGCCACGTCCGCCGCGCTCGCCCGCGGCTACGCCCTCGTCATCCTCCCGGCGACGTCCCGTCACGACGTGTGGTCCAACGTCGCGCTCGACGGCACGGTCGTCATCGACCCCTCCGACCACGACCCGGTCGTCAGCGAACTGGTCCGTCAGGGCCTGCCCGTCGTCTCCGACGGCCGCCCGGCCGGCTCGCTGCCGGTCACCGCCTGGGTCGACAACGACCACGAGGCGGCCGTGCTCGGCATCCTCGATCACCTCGCCGACGCCGGCGCGCGCAGGATCGGCCTGCTCACCGGCACCACCACCGACACGTACACCCACCTGTCGACCACCGCCTACCTGCGCTGGTGCGAGCGCGTGGGCCAGGACCCGGTCTACGAGGCCTACCCCGCACACGACCCGTGTGCCGGCGCGGTCGCCGCCGACCGGCTGCTCGCCCGCCCCGACCGGCCCGACGCCGTCTACGGACTGTTCGATCCGAACGGCACCGACCTGCTCGCCGCCGCCCGCCGCTACGGTCTGCGCGTCCCCGAGGACCTGCTGCTGGTCTGCTGCAGCGAGTCCACCGTGTACGCCAGCACCGAGCCCCCCATCACCACCCTGTCGTTGAAGCCCCGCCGCATCGGCACCGCCGTGATCCAGGTCCTCATCGACGCGATCGAGGGGCTGCACTCCGACCAGCCGGTCGAACAGGTGATACCGACCGAACTGATCGTGCGTACCTCGTCTCAGCGGCGCCCGCCGCGTACGACGGTCAGCCCGCCGCGGTCGCCGGAGGGCGAGTAGGGCGCGTCCGGCGTCCCCCGGGGCGCCGGACGCGGGACCGGGTCGCGGCCGTACGCGCGACCCGGCCGTTACCGGGTGCGTGGAGGAACGGCCGGAGAACGGCGAACCACGACAACGCGGAACGCACGGCGAAACAGGGCGGCGAGGGTCGCGTCCGGCACGTCCGGACACGGCGGGAGCACGGCCGGGCCACGGTCGCGGACGGGCGAAGCCGGGCCCAATCGGGGCGAAAGCCGCAGCGAACCGGAGTCCTGACCCGATTCACCACCCCTGGGTCATCACACAGCGCGATCCGCATTCCTATGATGGGCCCACACACCGCGGGCCGCTGCGACCAGGCAGTCCGAAGCGGTGCAGATGCGGCGCGATGGTGGAGGGGTCGATGACTCAGGGGGCCGGTCAGGGACCCGAGGTGGAGCGGACGGCGACGGTGCGCGACTTCCGGGTACCCGCGTACGTCCACGAGACCGCTCCGTACGCTGCCCCCGGCACGCACGCGGGCGAGTCCGCGCCGCCCCCCGAGGAGGGACTCGAGGAGGCCCTGCCCGAGGGCTACACGCCCACGCAGCGCGATCTGCCCGTCATCCGTCGGGGTGACACGGTTCAGGTCACGGTCGACCCCGCACCGGCGGCGGCGCAGCAGCCCTCGACCGGGCAGGGACCCCTGTTCGTCGTCGGCGACGTGCACGGCTACCTCGACGAGCTGCTGGCCGCCCTGCGGGAGAAGGGCCTCGTCGACGACGCCGGCCAGTGGTGCGCGGGCACCTCCCGGCTGTGGTTCCTCGGCGACTTCACCGACCGCGGCCCGGACGGCATCGGCGTCATCGACCTGGTGATGCGGCTGTCCGCCGAGGCCGCCGCGGCCGGCGGCTACTGCAAGGCGCTGATGGGCAACCACGAACTGCTGCTGCTCGGCGCCAAGCGGTTCGGCGACACCCCCGTAAACTCCGGCGCGGGCACCGCCACCTTCCAGGCCGCATGGCTGCTGAACGGCGGCCAGAAGACCGACATGGACCGCCTGCAGGACCACCACCTGCAGTGGATGGCCCGTCTCGACGCCATGGAGGAGGTCGACGACCACCTCCTGGTCCACTCGGACGCCACGACCTACCTCGACTACGGCCGCTCCATCGAAGAGGTCAACGACACCGTCCGCGAGACGCTCACGCGCAACGACGCGGAGGAGGTGTGGGACCTGTTCCGCAAGTTCACCAAGCGCTTCTCCTTCCGCGACGAGGGCGGCGCCGACGCCGTGCGCTCACTGCTTGATACGTACGGCGGCACCCGGATCGTTCACGGCCACAGTCCCATCCCCTACCTGCTGGGCGAAGTCGGCTCCGAGGACGGCGAGGACGACACCCGCACCGTGGTCGAGGGACCGCACGTCTACGCGGACGGCCTGGCCATCGCGATGGACGGCGGAGTGACCATGGCCGGAAAGCTGCTGGTCCAGCAACTTCCGCTGGACGCCTGACCCTTCACCGGACGGGTTTTCCGGCAGTACCGTCCGTACAGACCGGCACCCAATTTCTGGAAACCCCCTGTCACCCTCCACCGTCACCGCTCTACCATCGGCTTATCCGTAGCAGGCTCCCCTCCGTTTCTGCCCGACGGCTCGTTGGCATGCGAGCCCCAAGCCCTACGGAGCATCGGGGGATGCACATGAACAGCGTTCCGCAGCACCTGCCGAGCGAGGACCGCCAGGAGTACGAGCGGATCCTCGACGAGGCGCTGCGCTCCGCACCACACCGCCCGGAGCTGGCCGCTGTCGGTCAGCGGCTCAACTCCGAACAACTGCGCACCATGGCACTCAACGCCACCGCCCTCATCACGGCGGCGGCCACGACCGAGTACCAGCACTACGTGAAGGTCCGCGAGGAACTGCGCCACCCGGCGTCCTCGGGCCCGTCGCCCGCCACGCGCGAGTCCGGCTCCCAGGAGCAGGGCACGAGCGCGGGGGGACTCGCCGCCACCATGGGCGAGATGGCCGAGGCGACCGGCGCGGGCGCCGTCGCCGTGGTCGCCGTCCTGGCGCCGGTCCTGGCCGGCACCGCCGCGGCGATATTCCTGCTGGTCGGCTATCTCCTGAAGATGCTCGACCCGGGGCAGACCTTCGCGCAGACCATGCTCACCACGGGATGGGTGTTCGGCGCCGTGACCGCGGTGTCGATCCTCGTCGCCGCGGTGGGGCTGCTGCTCACCGCGCTGCGCAACCGCCCCTCGGCCGAGTCCGGCTTCTACGACGCGCGCGACGAGGAGGTGGCCCGGGCCAGGGACGCCTGGCACGAGGCCCTGTTGGAACGCGGCATACTGCCCTTCCTCCGGGAGGCGCTCAGCGACCCGGGCACGGCGGCACTGCGCCGCACGCAACCGGCGGCCCCGGGCAGCAGCCGTATGCCGCACCTGGGCTACGGCCGTCCCGGGTTCACCAGTCCCGACGGCGGCCCCGACGCGGGCCCGCGGCCGAGCTACTCGAGCCCGGACTACAGCAGTCCGGACTTCGGTGGCCCGGAACACCGGACCGAGTAGCCACCGGCACGGGCGGGCAGCGGTTCAGAGGATGCCCGCCCGGCCGGCGGCGGTGACCCAGGACGGGAACTCGGACAGCAGACGGTCGTACAGCTCCGGGTCCGGTACGGTGCCGATGTCGTCGAC encodes the following:
- the sppA gene encoding Ser/Thr/Tyr protein phosphatase SppA — encoded protein: MVEGSMTQGAGQGPEVERTATVRDFRVPAYVHETAPYAAPGTHAGESAPPPEEGLEEALPEGYTPTQRDLPVIRRGDTVQVTVDPAPAAAQQPSTGQGPLFVVGDVHGYLDELLAALREKGLVDDAGQWCAGTSRLWFLGDFTDRGPDGIGVIDLVMRLSAEAAAAGGYCKALMGNHELLLLGAKRFGDTPVNSGAGTATFQAAWLLNGGQKTDMDRLQDHHLQWMARLDAMEEVDDHLLVHSDATTYLDYGRSIEEVNDTVRETLTRNDAEEVWDLFRKFTKRFSFRDEGGADAVRSLLDTYGGTRIVHGHSPIPYLLGEVGSEDGEDDTRTVVEGPHVYADGLAIAMDGGVTMAGKLLVQQLPLDA
- a CDS encoding LacI family DNA-binding transcriptional regulator; the encoded protein is MTAAGKHQVSRAETSRRGSRPGRAGIRDVAAAAGVSITTVSDALNGKGRLPDATRRHVREVADRLGYRPSAAARTLRTGKSGLIGLTVTTYGDEPFTFTEFAYFAEMARAATSAALARGYALVILPATSRHDVWSNVALDGTVVIDPSDHDPVVSELVRQGLPVVSDGRPAGSLPVTAWVDNDHEAAVLGILDHLADAGARRIGLLTGTTTDTYTHLSTTAYLRWCERVGQDPVYEAYPAHDPCAGAVAADRLLARPDRPDAVYGLFDPNGTDLLAAARRYGLRVPEDLLLVCCSESTVYASTEPPITTLSLKPRRIGTAVIQVLIDAIEGLHSDQPVEQVIPTELIVRTSSQRRPPRTTVSPPRSPEGE
- the hisC gene encoding histidinol-phosphate transaminase, giving the protein MSETSPKLRAELEGIPTYKPGKPAAADGPVAYKLSSNENPYPPLPGVMETVTAAAASFNRYPDMACTSLMAELSDRFGVPLAHLATGTGSVGVAQQLIQATSGPGDEVIYAWRSFEAYPIITQISGARSVQVPLTPGEVHDLDAMADAITDRTRLIFVCNPNNPTGTVVRRAELERFLDRVPSDVLVVLDEAYREFIRDAEVPDGVEFYRERPNVCVLRTFSKAYGLAGLRVGFAIAHEPVAAALRKTAVPFGVSQIAQEAAIASLRAEDELIGRVGSLVCERTRVADALRAQGWTVPESQANFVWLRLGERTLAFANACEQAGVVVRPFAGEGVRVTVGESEANDIFLKVSEEFRKEL